The nucleotide window CTCTTTAACGCCAGATCACCTTGGTCATATTGAGATAAAAATTGTGTCACAGCAAGGTCAAATTACAGCTCAAATCTTTACAGATACATCACAGGCAAAGGAAGCGCTGGATGGACAACTGCACCAATTAAGGCAAGTATTGCAACAACAGGGGTTAAATTTACAAAAGCTTGAGATTGTTCAACAAACTCCTTCATCGATGGATTTGACTCAAACCAATCTATCCTTTTCACAAGGTGGATTTCATTCACCACAAGAGCAACGTTCGCAATCATTAACGCGGAATGGATTGAAAAGGCAAAAAGATGATGAACGAATCGAAATGGAAAGGGAAACCCCATCCACTCCCTATAGAGGTTCTGTTCTAAAATCTTCTTCAAATATTGATTTTACCGCCTAGAAAGGAGCGGAGTGACTTGAGCGATTGGGTAAATATAGATCATACCGCTAAAAGTAATTCAATTTTCAATAATGTTAAGCCTTTTGAGCAACAAAGCTCGTTAGGCAAAGATGATTTTCTGAAAATACTTGTCACGCAATTATCAAACCAAGATCCGACAAGTCCCCTTCAGGATAAGGATTTTATTGCCCAGATGGCAACCTTTAGTTCACTTGAACAAATGACGAATTTAAATAAGTCATTTGAGAAATTTTCTGGCCAACAAATGAGTCAGCATGCCGCCGTCATTGGTAAAGAAATTAGCTGGTTAGAGCAAGAACAAGGATCCGTTGTGACTAAAAGTGGCGTGGTCAATGGGATATCGTTGGACGACGGAAGTTATTATTATATGGTCGGCGATGACAAAATTCCGGTAGAATATGTGACTGAAATGAAGGAAACCACGACCGAATCCAAATAATCAAAATAATAGAAGAAGAATAAGGAGGAACACATCATGTTAAAATCATTATACTCTGGTGTTTCAGGGATGAAAGGCTTTCAAACAAAGATGGATGTCATCGGGAATAATATTGCCAATGTGAATACCGTTGGATTCAAAAAAAGCCGTGTAGTATTTCAAGACATTATTAGCCAAAATATTAAGGGTGCAACGCCACCATCTGATACACGTGGCGGGGTTAATCCAATGCAAATTGGTTTAGGTTCAAAAATCTCAGCTATTGATAACGTCCATACTCCAGGAAGTCCGATGTCAACCAATATTGGATCAGATTTGGCCATTGATGGAGATGCGTTTTTTGTGCTTACACCAGATGCCCCTAATCTTCCGGGAGCAGAATATTCACTTGAGAATATGCCAACATATCTGACTAAAGCGGGGAATTTTGGATTGGATGCGGATGGCTACCTTGTTAATTCTAATGGATTTTTTGTAACCGGAGTAAGAGAGAACCCAGGTAATACCTTAGATCCATATGATAGATTGAAAATAAAAATTAATGAAGATGCAACTGATCCAGCCAATCCTAAAAAAATTATCTCCTACTCCATTGATACGAACGGATTTATTAATGTTGTCAATGAGGATGGCAAAAGTGGACAGTTGGCATTTAATGGTACTGATTATTTTCTTTCTACGCCAACTACCCCTAAAGATCAATTAATCTCACTTGGAACGGCAGTAGTACCGAACCCAGCTGGATTGAAAAAAGTTGGAAATACCATGTTTGAAGTCACACAAAATGCAATGACCGATAGTGCAGCTACAAGCGATACTGAACCAATCATCAGTCGTATTGCAGATAATAAAGGCGGTCAAATGAACTCGGGTATGCTTGAAATGTCAAACGTTGATTTAACGGAAGAATTCACTGAGATGATTATTGCTCAGCGTGGATTCCAAGCTAACTCTAGAACGATCACAACTTCTGATTCGATTTTAGAGGAAATTGTAAACTTAAAACGATAGACTTTTATAATTAGTTAAATTCGATTTTTTTCCCTTCATTAAAAGTCAGGAGGAGGCAAACGGGAATTTTCTCGGATGACCCTCTTTTCTTTTTCATGAGAAGTGGAACTCTTATTAGTTTTTAGTTGCTTCTATTACTCAGGGAAGAGTTAGGGGGATGCCCTTTGGCAGATGTATTATCACAACAAGAAATCGATGCCCTTTTAAACGCCTTAGATAGTGGGGAACTGCAGGCATCCGATGTCACAGAACAAAAGAAAAAAGTAAAAGTATATGATTTCAAACATGCGATGCGCTATTCAAAGGAGCAATTGCGCAGTATTACGCGGATCCATGAGAACTTTACCAGACTTTTAGCTTCTGATCTTTCCACACAGCTTAGAACGTTCGTCCAAATTGAGATAGATCTGGTAGAACAGGTAAATTACCATGAATTTATTGCCTCCATCCCATCCAGGACCATTTTGAATGTTTTTGAAGTGCAACCAATGGACGGGAAAATGGTGATGGAGATCAATCCTCAAGTTGCCTATGCCGTTTTAGAAAGGATGTTGGGTGGACAAGGGGATCCTGCCGAACGCAATGGAGCATTAACTGAAATCGAATCTGTACTGCTACAAAAGGTTTTTGCCAAATCCTTTGATATGTATCATGAGGTATGGAAAAGTGTTCTGCATATTGATGTAAAGTGGGAAGGAATTGAAGCAAATCCACAATTTTTACAAATTGCTTCTCCCAATGAAACAGTAATCGTCATTGCCTTTCGCACCGTCATTGGGGAAACCACTGGCAGGATGACATTATGTCTTCCGCATTTAATTGTGGAGCCAATGCTGCCTAATTTAACAACACATCAATGGCTTTCAACAATGTCGAAAACAAATGTATCCCAGCATGATAAAATCATGCAAAACTTGGATATTGTCCCTATTCCGATTATTGCTGAACTTGGGCGAGCAAAGCTGCCGGTATCTGATGTTTTAAATCTGCAAATCGGGGATGTAATCGGAATCGAAGCGGGGAAACTGCAAATTAAAGTAGATCAATTGACAAGATTTCTAGCGAATCCGGGTCTCCTTAACGGTCATTATGCTGTTCAGATTGACCAAGTAATTGATTCTGAAGGAGATGAAGAATAAGATGAATGAAGGTTCACTTTCACAAGATGAAATCAATGCCCTATTTAGTCAAATGGAGTCGACCCCTCCGAGTTTATCCATTGATGACTTTTTAAGCTCGATGGAGCAAGATGCATTGGGGGAGATTGGTAACATTTCCCTAGGAAGCTCTACAACGGCTCTGTCTGCTTTGTTAAATCAACGAGTGGAAATTACGACACCGACACTTTCCATTATTGAACAGGAACAAATGGAAGATCTGATTCAGGAAAAACATGTGGCTGTTCACGTTGACTATACCATTGGCTTCCGTGGTAAAAATTTATTAATGATAAAAGAAAAGGACGCAAGAATCATTGCCAATTTAATGATGGGCGGTGATGGACTGACGTTAGAGCCTGAGCTTTCAGAAATGCACTTAAGTGCTGTTCAAGAGGCAATGAACCAAATGATGGGTTCAGCTGCCACATCTATGTCAACGCTTTTTAGTCAAAAAGTGGATATTTCACCACCAACAGTTGATGTCCTTGGATTTCCGCCGAAAAAATTAGAAGATCTTGAAGATAAAATAATTATTAAAGTCTCTTTTCGCTTGAAGGTAGGAAGTCTTATTGATTCTAATATGGTTCAGTTTATTCCATTGTCATTTGCAAAGGAAATGATTCATAAAATCCTTAGCCCCGCAAAAGCGGCTGAACCGGTACCAGTGAAAAAGGAACCAATAATACAACAAGCGAATACGGGAGCTTCCCAAACAACAACTGCTCCAATGACGGAACAACAGGCGCCACAAAATGTGTCCTCTGCACCAATAAATGAAAATGCGAACGTACAAAAGGTTGAATATGCAACGTTCTCTAAAAATTCACAAGTTAGTGCCGGTGCAGGTAATTTAGATTTGTTATATGATATTCCACTCACGATTACTGTTGAGCTTGGACGTACAGATATGCCGATTAAGAAGATTCTTGAATTAGGACCAGGCGCTGTCATTGAACTGGATAAATTGGCAGGAGAGCCTGTAGATATTTTAGCTAACCAAAAGTTGATCGCCAAAGGCGAAGTGGTGGTTATTGAAGAAAACTTTGGGGTGCGTATTACAGATATTGTAAGCACTATGGATCGAATTAGTAAAATGGCAAATTAAATTAAACTTTTACAATATGGAGGGATTACGTTGGCAAGGGTATTAATCGTTGATGATGCAGCATTTATGAGAATGATGCTAAAAGATATATTAACTAAAAATGGTCTTGAAGTGGTTGGAGAGGCCGTAAACGGTGAAGATGCATTTGAAAAATATCAGGAAGTACAGCCTGATATTGTGACAATGGACATTACCATGCCTGAAATGGACGGAATTACCGCGGTGAAGAAAATTAGAGCCGTTAACCCGCAGGCTAAAATCATTATGTGTTCGGCAATGGGGCAGCAGCCAATGGTGTTAGAGGCTATCCAAGCGGGTGCTAAGGATTTTATTGTTAAGCCATTCCAAGCAGACCGTGTCATTGAATCTATTACAAAAGTATTAGGGAAATAATCATATTTATAGAATAAGACTTTGAATAGGAGAAGCGGGAAGTGAACTGTATAAAGTGGGTTCGAACCTCTCGCTTTTTTTTTTGAACACTCAGCAAATTTGGCAAAAGGAGGGAAATGAATGTTTAGTAAATTACCGAATAAGAGTAATGAAACATCCGACAATATTCCCAAGAAGAAGAGAATAGGGGATATGAAAATTATTAAGAAAGTTAATTTTTGGTTTGGAAAAATACCGATGCTTGTTAAGCTTTTTGGTAGTTTTGTTCTAGTATTATTATTCTTAGTGACGATCACTATTGTATCCTATAAAAACATAAATTTATTAGATGACCATGTACATACACTTGGAATGAAGCAAATGCCCAAAATTGAAATGATAGGGAATCTAAAAGAAGAGGTCACAAACATCCGGATGTATGCGGCAATGCATGCATATGAACAAAGCCCAGAAACCAAAAAAAATATTGAAGGTTTCATTAAAGTGGAGGCCCAAAAGGTTCATAAGAATACAAAAGAAATGCAGAAATATAACTTGACCGATGATAATAAAAAAGCATTAAAGGAATTTGATGGTAACTTTGAAAAATATGTTGGCCTTCTTCCTTCATTTTATGAAAAATCGGGAACAAACAATTTTGACGAAATTCATGGGCAAATGGGGATATTAACAGCATTCGGAAGTAAAACGATGATCTCCCTTGATAAATTTGCTGATAGCATAGAAAAAAGAAACAAGAAGATTGTTACTAAAGCAAAACAAGATGCGGGAGATTCTAGTTTACAAATAACGATTGCTTCCATTTGGACCATATTTTGGGGCTTGCTTGTCGGCTTTCTGATTACAACTCTAATCCGACGCTCCGTTCGTAAAGTAGTGGAAAATGTAGATACTACTACCCACTCTGTTACGGAGATTAGAAAATCGATTGATCAAACAGCTGCAAGTGCACAGGTATTAGATACCTCCATGATAAAAGCAAATGATTCTGTTAGTGAACTTGTCATTTCTATTCAACAAACTGCAGAAAGCACGAATATTACGGCTTCTGGCGTGGAAGAAGTATCTGCAGCAATAGAACAAATGAGTGCATCTATTAATATTGTTTCTGAAAGCACGGGTATTCTTACATCATCTGCCGAAGAAACCTCTGCTGCAATTCAGGAAATGATGGCTTCGATTGAACAGGTAGCAATGAACATCGGCAGTGTAGATATCAATGTTGATGAAATCTCCGCCGCCATCGAAGAAATGAGTAAATCGATAAATGATGTCAGTGAAAACGCAAAAATGTTGGCTGAGAGGTCAGAACAAACGAATGAATCGGTCGAGATCATGGTTAAATCGACTAAGCAAATAGCTGACAGTGTAAATAAAGTGAACGGCCTCAGCAACACGGTTCAAAATGATGCATTTGAGGGTGCTGCTTCTTTGAAAGAAACATTAGAGGGCATGAAAGAAATCTCTGAGGTTATTACCAAAGCAAGTCAGGTTATGGAAACCTTAGGAGAGAGTTCAAATGAAATTGGCAGCATCATTGAAGTGATCGATAATATCGCTGATCAAACAAATCTATTAGCGCTTAATGCAGCTATTGAGGCTGCGCGTGCCGGAGAACATGGAAAAGGGTTTGCTGTTGTCGCGGATGAAGTTAGAAAGTTAGCTGAAAGTTCCGTAAAAGCAACAAATGAGATTGCCACTCTTATTCAGGGAATTCAAGCTGAAACAACCGTTGCCATGTCTGCCATCAATAATGGTGCACAAAAGGTAAAAGCCGGAAATCAATTGGCGAATCAGACAAATTCAGCTATTACCAAAATTACGGAAGGCATTGCCTTAGTTACCGAAGAAATGAAACAAATTGCCATTGCAACAGAAAAACAATCAAAGAATAGTGAACTTTTTGCCGATTCCATTGAAACGGCTATGAAGCGATCAGCCATGATGGCGTATTCTACGAATGAACAGGCGCTTACAGCAGAAGAAATTGTCAAAGGAATTATCAATATTAAAACCCAGGTTGAACAAATTTCTATCGCAACCGCTGAACAAGCCCAAGGAAGTTTTGCGATTGTTGAGGCAGTCCAGAGCGTGACAGATCAATCAAATTCCGTAACCAATGCTACCAAGGAACAGGCACTTACGGCTGAAGAAATTGTCCGGAATATTAACAGTATGAAGGATAGGGTTATACAGATCACTGAAGCCGCGAATCACCAAGCAAGGTACGGAAAAGAGATATCCATTGTGGTTGAAAACGTCCGCAAACAAACAGAAGAATTGAATAGTGGGATTGAAATACAAACAAAAGAAGTCGAAGAGGTCGTTACCTCAATTAAAGACGTCAGTCGCCAAATCAAAAAACTAAAATAATTTTGATAGAAAAACGCTTTCGCTAGCACATGCGAAGGCGTTTTACCATCAGAATGTAAAAAAAATATATGAAATAGTCCAAAAGTCTCAAAAAAGTTTGATTCTGATGATGGAAATTATGCTAAGATGAAAATAGATTATTCATTCATCAAAAGGTTTTTGTCTTGTTATTAATCGGAGAACTATTGCCAGTTTGAGGAGAGTTTGAAATGGAATATAATGATTTTTTGGAATTATTTATTGAAGAATCAAAAGAACATTTGCAATCAATAAATGATGAATTGTTAAAACTCGAAGCTGAACCTGAAAACCTTTCAATCGTGAATGAGATTTTTCGATCCGCACACACGCTAAAGGGAATGTCCGCTTCCATGGGCTTTGAAGATCTTGCTTCATTAACACACGAAATGGAAAATGTATTGGATCTTGTGCGGAACGCTAAATTAACCATTACGAACGAAATAATGGATGTCATTTTCCAATGTGTCGATCTAATCGAAAAAATGATAGATAGCATAGAGCAAGGCGGGGATGGAAAAGCAGATGTGACGGAAGTCGTTCGCCAATTAACCATGATTCATAATCCCTCTAGTTTTCAAGCTATTGGGGGTCAGGCTTTACCTGAAGTAGCAGCCACTGCTGTTGCCGAGGAGTTGGTGTTGGATACATTTGAACAATCGATGATAGAGGAAGCAAAAAAGCTAGGAAATAAAGTTTTTCAAATTAAGATATCGATAGACCCAAAATGTGTGATGAAATCGATCAGGGCCTATATGGTATTTCAAGCGGCAGGGGAACTTGGGGAAATTATTCATAGTAACCCTTCAGCAGAAGATATTGAAGCTGAGAAGTTTGATGATTCTTTTACGATTTTACTATTATCTGATCATGAGGAAGCAGAAATACAATCACAATTTAATCAAATTTCTGAATTAACAGATGTTTTGATTCTAGAGAGAACCAAGCAAGCGTCGCCAGTGTCGAATAACACTAGTGAGACGGTAGTGAAACAAACTGAAACAACAAGTAAAGCGGAAGCTGCACCGACACCAGCATCGGTAAAAAAGAAGCATAAATCAAAATCCATCCGTGTTGATATTGAAAAGCTTGATCAGTTGATGAACCTGTTCAGTGAATTAATTATCGACCGCGGGAGGCTGGAACTTATCTCGAGGAAGGCAGAGAATCGTGAATTAATAGATTCAGTTGAACATATGACCCGCATCACAACAGATTTGCAGGGAATTATTTTGAACATGCGAATGGTTCAAGTAGACCAGGTTTTTAATCGTTTCCCTCGGATGATTCGGGATCTTGCAAAAGACCTGAAGAAGAAAATTCAACTAGTGGTGGAGGGAGAAGAAACAGAATTAGATCGGACGGTCATTGACGAGATTGGAGATCCATTAGTCCACCTGCTAAGGAATGCATTAGAT belongs to Neobacillus sp. OS1-2 and includes:
- a CDS encoding methyl-accepting chemotaxis protein; this translates as MFSKLPNKSNETSDNIPKKKRIGDMKIIKKVNFWFGKIPMLVKLFGSFVLVLLFLVTITIVSYKNINLLDDHVHTLGMKQMPKIEMIGNLKEEVTNIRMYAAMHAYEQSPETKKNIEGFIKVEAQKVHKNTKEMQKYNLTDDNKKALKEFDGNFEKYVGLLPSFYEKSGTNNFDEIHGQMGILTAFGSKTMISLDKFADSIEKRNKKIVTKAKQDAGDSSLQITIASIWTIFWGLLVGFLITTLIRRSVRKVVENVDTTTHSVTEIRKSIDQTAASAQVLDTSMIKANDSVSELVISIQQTAESTNITASGVEEVSAAIEQMSASINIVSESTGILTSSAEETSAAIQEMMASIEQVAMNIGSVDINVDEISAAIEEMSKSINDVSENAKMLAERSEQTNESVEIMVKSTKQIADSVNKVNGLSNTVQNDAFEGAASLKETLEGMKEISEVITKASQVMETLGESSNEIGSIIEVIDNIADQTNLLALNAAIEAARAGEHGKGFAVVADEVRKLAESSVKATNEIATLIQGIQAETTVAMSAINNGAQKVKAGNQLANQTNSAITKITEGIALVTEEMKQIAIATEKQSKNSELFADSIETAMKRSAMMAYSTNEQALTAEEIVKGIINIKTQVEQISIATAEQAQGSFAIVEAVQSVTDQSNSVTNATKEQALTAEEIVRNINSMKDRVIQITEAANHQARYGKEISIVVENVRKQTEELNSGIEIQTKEVEEVVTSIKDVSRQIKKLK
- a CDS encoding chemotaxis protein CheA; amino-acid sequence: MEYNDFLELFIEESKEHLQSINDELLKLEAEPENLSIVNEIFRSAHTLKGMSASMGFEDLASLTHEMENVLDLVRNAKLTITNEIMDVIFQCVDLIEKMIDSIEQGGDGKADVTEVVRQLTMIHNPSSFQAIGGQALPEVAATAVAEELVLDTFEQSMIEEAKKLGNKVFQIKISIDPKCVMKSIRAYMVFQAAGELGEIIHSNPSAEDIEAEKFDDSFTILLLSDHEEAEIQSQFNQISELTDVLILERTKQASPVSNNTSETVVKQTETTSKAEAAPTPASVKKKHKSKSIRVDIEKLDQLMNLFSELIIDRGRLELISRKAENRELIDSVEHMTRITTDLQGIILNMRMVQVDQVFNRFPRMIRDLAKDLKKKIQLVVEGEETELDRTVIDEIGDPLVHLLRNALDHGLESTEERLATGKPEEGKITLKAYHSGNSVFIEVADDGKGINRDKVLNKALERGVVTQKEADSLTDQQVFALLFSSGFSTADKISDISGRGVGLDVVKTKIESLSGEISIDSVPGHGSTFRIQLPLTLSIINAMLIKAGEETYAIPFSSILEITEVSGEQVTTLYGQKVFQFRDQVVSLVEVNDIFKVPTVETDIELEQQLVVIARKGDKLKGLVVDSVIGQQEVVLKSLGNYLTNLFAISGATILGTGEVALIMDTNQLFN
- a CDS encoding flagellar hook-basal body complex protein, with amino-acid sequence MLKSLYSGVSGMKGFQTKMDVIGNNIANVNTVGFKKSRVVFQDIISQNIKGATPPSDTRGGVNPMQIGLGSKISAIDNVHTPGSPMSTNIGSDLAIDGDAFFVLTPDAPNLPGAEYSLENMPTYLTKAGNFGLDADGYLVNSNGFFVTGVRENPGNTLDPYDRLKIKINEDATDPANPKKIISYSIDTNGFINVVNEDGKSGQLAFNGTDYFLSTPTTPKDQLISLGTAVVPNPAGLKKVGNTMFEVTQNAMTDSAATSDTEPIISRIADNKGGQMNSGMLEMSNVDLTEEFTEMIIAQRGFQANSRTITTSDSILEEIVNLKR
- the flgD gene encoding flagellar hook assembly protein FlgD; the encoded protein is MSDWVNIDHTAKSNSIFNNVKPFEQQSSLGKDDFLKILVTQLSNQDPTSPLQDKDFIAQMATFSSLEQMTNLNKSFEKFSGQQMSQHAAVIGKEISWLEQEQGSVVTKSGVVNGISLDDGSYYYMVGDDKIPVEYVTEMKETTTESK
- a CDS encoding response regulator — translated: MARVLIVDDAAFMRMMLKDILTKNGLEVVGEAVNGEDAFEKYQEVQPDIVTMDITMPEMDGITAVKKIRAVNPQAKIIMCSAMGQQPMVLEAIQAGAKDFIVKPFQADRVIESITKVLGK
- the fliM gene encoding flagellar motor switch protein FliM → MADVLSQQEIDALLNALDSGELQASDVTEQKKKVKVYDFKHAMRYSKEQLRSITRIHENFTRLLASDLSTQLRTFVQIEIDLVEQVNYHEFIASIPSRTILNVFEVQPMDGKMVMEINPQVAYAVLERMLGGQGDPAERNGALTEIESVLLQKVFAKSFDMYHEVWKSVLHIDVKWEGIEANPQFLQIASPNETVIVIAFRTVIGETTGRMTLCLPHLIVEPMLPNLTTHQWLSTMSKTNVSQHDKIMQNLDIVPIPIIAELGRAKLPVSDVLNLQIGDVIGIEAGKLQIKVDQLTRFLANPGLLNGHYAVQIDQVIDSEGDEE
- the fliY gene encoding flagellar motor switch phosphatase FliY, with the translated sequence MNEGSLSQDEINALFSQMESTPPSLSIDDFLSSMEQDALGEIGNISLGSSTTALSALLNQRVEITTPTLSIIEQEQMEDLIQEKHVAVHVDYTIGFRGKNLLMIKEKDARIIANLMMGGDGLTLEPELSEMHLSAVQEAMNQMMGSAATSMSTLFSQKVDISPPTVDVLGFPPKKLEDLEDKIIIKVSFRLKVGSLIDSNMVQFIPLSFAKEMIHKILSPAKAAEPVPVKKEPIIQQANTGASQTTTAPMTEQQAPQNVSSAPINENANVQKVEYATFSKNSQVSAGAGNLDLLYDIPLTITVELGRTDMPIKKILELGPGAVIELDKLAGEPVDILANQKLIAKGEVVVIEENFGVRITDIVSTMDRISKMAN